From Bacillus basilensis, a single genomic window includes:
- a CDS encoding YtrH family sporulation protein — protein MDVREHTFFSLLIISYFIAFGVILGGSLIGGFGAFLIGKPTLTYINQFAQNLRIWALVAAIGGTFDTFYSFERSFFGGDMKDIVKQILLIFFATGGMQTGLTIIKWLTQEHV, from the coding sequence ATGGATGTAAGAGAACATACTTTTTTCTCTCTGCTTATTATTAGTTATTTTATTGCCTTTGGGGTTATACTTGGCGGTTCATTAATTGGTGGATTTGGTGCATTTCTTATCGGAAAACCAACTCTAACTTACATTAATCAATTCGCCCAAAATTTAAGAATTTGGGCACTCGTTGCAGCAATTGGCGGAACATTTGATACCTTTTATAGCTTTGAAAGAAGTTTCTTTGGCGGGGATATGAAAGATATCGTAAAACAAATTCTCCTTATTTTTTTCGCAACGGGTGGTATGCAAACCGGTCTTACTATTATTAAATGGCTAACGCAGGAACATGTATGA
- the ytrI gene encoding sporulation membrane protein YtrI: MRVPSANTAKRWYLVLAGAAVGGVLSWFIFLYIYGVFQEEQTSKIAEQREIIEKQEAKLHVLLEDQEKLNTENKRLLTIQEIKIKIINREKYDLDNLTLENMTTSIHNDLQHLLTKNIQSIAKNKDLLKKAIENKTYKHYDRLYRFKVDTISFDTVLEISIAIEKEK; the protein is encoded by the coding sequence ATGAGAGTACCAAGTGCCAATACAGCAAAAAGATGGTATTTAGTTTTAGCTGGCGCTGCTGTTGGAGGCGTGTTGAGCTGGTTTATTTTTTTGTACATATACGGTGTTTTTCAAGAAGAACAAACTAGTAAAATAGCAGAACAAAGAGAAATTATAGAAAAACAAGAAGCAAAGCTCCACGTCCTTCTCGAAGATCAAGAAAAATTGAATACAGAAAATAAACGGCTCTTAACCATTCAAGAGATTAAAATAAAAATTATAAATCGGGAAAAATACGATTTAGACAACCTTACACTCGAAAATATGACCACTTCTATCCATAATGACCTCCAGCATCTTTTAACGAAAAACATACAAAGTATCGCAAAAAATAAAGACCTACTCAAAAAAGCAATCGAAAATAAAACGTATAAACATTACGATCGTCTATATCGTTTTAAAGTCGACACCATATCTTTCGATACCGTGCTTGAAATTAGCATTGCTATAGAGAAAGAAAAATAA
- a CDS encoding bifunctional oligoribonuclease/PAP phosphatase NrnA encodes MHEQILGAIKEFDTIIIHRHVRPDPDALGSQGGLSTILQESFPEKNIYTVGYNEPSLAYLRVMDDIEDSVYENALVIVCDTANQERVDDQRYTKGKMLIKIDHHPNEDPYGDITWVDTTASSTSEMIYEFYSYGKDKGLQITTEAARLILAGIVGDTGRFLFPNTTAKTLRYVSELVDMGVKFTDLYNEMYKTKEKIARLNGYILQNFTMVEEGAAYIKLTKEVLEEFDVLPSEASGVVGALGNIDGLKAWVLFLEEDDVIRVRLRSKGPVINKLAMQYNGGGHPMASGAKASSWEEADRLFADLREICK; translated from the coding sequence ATGCATGAGCAAATTTTAGGAGCAATTAAAGAGTTTGATACGATTATTATTCATCGTCACGTACGTCCAGATCCAGATGCACTAGGTTCACAGGGCGGTCTTAGTACAATTCTACAAGAATCGTTTCCAGAGAAAAATATTTATACGGTTGGGTATAATGAACCGTCACTAGCATACTTACGAGTAATGGATGATATTGAAGATAGTGTATACGAAAATGCACTTGTTATCGTTTGTGATACCGCGAACCAAGAACGTGTTGACGATCAACGCTATACAAAAGGGAAAATGTTAATCAAAATTGATCATCACCCAAATGAAGATCCATATGGAGATATTACATGGGTAGATACGACAGCAAGTTCTACAAGTGAAATGATTTATGAGTTTTACAGTTATGGAAAAGATAAAGGATTACAAATAACAACAGAAGCTGCTCGCCTTATTTTAGCAGGAATTGTTGGAGATACAGGACGTTTCTTATTCCCGAATACAACAGCAAAAACACTTCGTTACGTAAGTGAGCTTGTTGATATGGGTGTGAAATTCACAGATTTATACAATGAAATGTATAAGACGAAAGAAAAGATTGCTCGTTTAAACGGCTATATTTTACAGAATTTTACGATGGTAGAAGAAGGAGCAGCTTACATTAAATTAACGAAAGAAGTATTAGAAGAATTTGATGTACTTCCTTCTGAAGCATCTGGTGTTGTTGGAGCACTTGGTAATATTGATGGATTAAAGGCGTGGGTACTATTTTTAGAGGAAGACGATGTGATTCGTGTTCGCCTTCGTTCAAAAGGACCAGTTATAAATAAATTAGCAATGCAATATAATGGCGGAGGGCATCCGATGGCTTCTGGTGCAAAAGCATCTTCTTGGGAAGAAGCGGATCGTCTGTTTGCTGATTTACGTGAGATTTGTAAATAA
- a CDS encoding YtpI family protein, with the protein MPVLVFCIIVSFMLYLFYKTKYFRTSRPMEKGWLSGKSAMALGSFVLFFGINQFFLELSTARIIVGVLFVLFGSASVFNGFRQYKHFLPLAVKEAEGYEAT; encoded by the coding sequence ATGCCAGTATTAGTCTTCTGTATTATCGTCTCATTTATGTTGTATCTCTTCTACAAAACAAAATACTTTCGTACAAGCCGCCCAATGGAGAAAGGTTGGCTCTCCGGAAAATCTGCAATGGCACTCGGTTCATTCGTCTTATTCTTCGGAATAAACCAATTCTTTTTAGAACTTTCAACCGCTCGTATTATCGTTGGTGTCTTATTTGTTCTATTTGGTAGTGCAAGTGTATTTAATGGATTTCGCCAATATAAACATTTCTTACCATTAGCAGTTAAAGAAGCAGAAGGCTATGAAGCAACGTAA
- a CDS encoding DUF3949 domain-containing protein, whose product MSSTVLFFGSIALFYFLVMIPLQYLYLQGLHEKKKKTGLSQRELYEKMSFEEEQLHFHVQGNPFNIPSAFVAYMILKVRGRKKASQC is encoded by the coding sequence ATGTCGTCAACAGTACTCTTTTTTGGTAGTATCGCACTATTTTACTTTCTTGTGATGATACCGCTTCAATATTTATACTTACAAGGATTACATGAAAAAAAGAAAAAAACAGGATTATCTCAGCGAGAACTATATGAAAAAATGTCTTTTGAAGAAGAACAATTACATTTTCACGTACAAGGCAACCCATTTAATATACCTTCTGCTTTTGTCGCATATATGATTTTGAAAGTTAGAGGACGTAAAAAAGCATCACAATGTTGA
- a CDS encoding CBS domain-containing protein translates to MATKHNQILEHINSLPVGHKISVRQIAKDLSVSEGTAYRAIKDAENKGYVSTIERVGTIRIEQKKKENIEKLTYAEVVNIVDGQVLGGREGLHKTLNKFVIGAMKLEAMMRYTEAGNLLIVGNRTNAHQLALETGAAVLITGGFDTEDHVKKLADELKLPIISSSYDTFTVATLINRAIYDQLIKKEIVLVEDILTPIEETLYLKPNDTVQQWHAYNEETMHGRYPIVDENKKVLGIVTSKDMIGVAKETPIDKVMTRHPITVNGKMSVAAAARMMVWEGIELLPVVDEGNKLQGIISRQDVLQALQMIQRQPQVGETIDDIVTNQFMTPKEAKNEHLYQFSVTPQMTNSIGTLSYGVFATIVTEATNRVIRAQKKSDLIVENLTIYFVKPVQIDNVVSVHPKVLEIGRKFGKVDVEVHHEGNVVGKALLMVQLIDK, encoded by the coding sequence TTGGCTACCAAGCATAACCAAATTTTAGAACATATTAATAGCCTGCCAGTAGGGCATAAAATTTCTGTAAGGCAAATTGCAAAAGATTTGAGTGTAAGTGAAGGTACAGCTTATCGTGCAATTAAAGATGCAGAAAATAAAGGGTATGTTAGTACGATTGAACGTGTCGGAACCATTCGAATTGAACAAAAGAAGAAAGAAAATATTGAAAAGCTGACATATGCAGAAGTCGTTAACATTGTCGATGGTCAAGTACTTGGAGGCAGAGAAGGACTACATAAAACGTTAAATAAATTCGTAATCGGGGCAATGAAATTAGAAGCGATGATGCGCTATACAGAAGCTGGAAACTTACTTATTGTCGGTAATCGTACGAACGCACATCAATTAGCGTTAGAAACTGGAGCTGCGGTGTTAATTACGGGCGGATTTGATACGGAAGATCATGTGAAGAAATTAGCAGATGAATTAAAACTGCCGATTATTTCAAGTAGTTACGATACATTTACAGTTGCAACGTTAATTAACCGTGCGATTTACGATCAGCTTATTAAGAAAGAAATTGTACTCGTTGAAGATATTTTAACGCCAATTGAAGAAACGTTATATTTAAAACCAAATGATACAGTGCAGCAATGGCATGCATATAACGAAGAGACGATGCACGGAAGGTATCCAATTGTTGATGAAAATAAAAAGGTATTAGGTATTGTGACTTCTAAGGATATGATTGGTGTTGCAAAAGAAACACCAATTGATAAAGTAATGACAAGGCATCCAATTACGGTAAATGGAAAAATGTCTGTCGCGGCTGCGGCACGTATGATGGTGTGGGAAGGTATTGAGTTACTTCCTGTTGTTGATGAAGGAAATAAGTTGCAAGGTATTATTAGCCGTCAAGATGTACTTCAGGCGTTGCAAATGATTCAGCGTCAACCACAAGTCGGCGAAACAATTGATGATATTGTAACGAATCAATTTATGACGCCGAAAGAAGCGAAAAATGAACATCTATATCAATTTTCAGTGACGCCGCAAATGACGAACTCGATTGGAACGTTATCTTACGGTGTATTCGCAACAATTGTCACGGAAGCAACGAATCGCGTTATTCGTGCGCAAAAGAAAAGCGATTTAATTGTTGAAAACTTAACAATTTATTTCGTGAAGCCAGTCCAAATTGATAATGTTGTATCGGTTCATCCGAAAGTATTAGAAATTGGACGTAAATTTGGTAAGGTTGATGTAGAAGTGCATCATGAAGGTAATGTTGTTGGGAAAGCATTACTTATGGTGCAGTTGATTGATAAATAA
- a CDS encoding metal-dependent hydrolase: MKVSYHGHSVVKIETNGKVILIDPFLTGNPKTDLKAEDVKVDAILLSHGHGDHVGDTVELAKKNNAVVVAPFELATFLSWQGVNTHPMHIGGSHEFDFGKVKFTQAFHGSSYIDEENKTITYTGMPAGILFTTEEKTVYHAGDTALFSDMKLIGELHNIDVAFLPIGDNFTMGPEDAVLAAKWVQAKTVVPMHYNTFPVIEQDPYQFVEKLQNCTGKVLEAGESITL; encoded by the coding sequence ATGAAAGTATCTTATCATGGACATTCAGTTGTGAAAATTGAGACGAATGGAAAAGTCATTTTAATTGACCCGTTTTTAACAGGAAATCCGAAAACAGATTTAAAGGCTGAAGATGTAAAAGTAGATGCGATTCTTTTATCGCACGGTCATGGTGATCATGTTGGAGATACAGTAGAGCTTGCGAAGAAAAATAATGCGGTTGTTGTAGCGCCATTTGAACTAGCGACATTTTTAAGTTGGCAAGGTGTGAATACACATCCGATGCATATTGGTGGTTCACATGAATTTGACTTCGGCAAAGTGAAGTTTACACAAGCATTCCACGGTTCTAGTTATATTGATGAAGAAAATAAGACGATTACATATACAGGTATGCCAGCGGGTATTTTATTTACAACAGAAGAGAAAACTGTGTACCATGCAGGGGATACCGCTTTATTCTCTGATATGAAATTAATTGGGGAACTACATAACATTGATGTAGCATTTTTACCAATTGGTGATAATTTCACAATGGGACCAGAAGATGCTGTTTTAGCAGCAAAATGGGTTCAGGCGAAAACTGTTGTACCGATGCATTACAATACGTTCCCAGTAATTGAACAAGATCCATATCAATTTGTAGAAAAGCTACAAAATTGTACAGGGAAAGTATTAGAAGCTGGAGAAAGTATTACACTATAA
- the pepQ gene encoding Xaa-Pro dipeptidase: MNARLENLMQWLKEKNVEAAFLTSTPNVFYMTNFHCEPHERLLGMFVFQDKEPILICPKMEEGQARNAGWAHEIIGFTDTDRPWDMIAKAIKDRGINANAVAIEKEHLNVERYEELTKLFPNAAFKSAEEKVRELRLIKDEKELSILREAAKMADYAVEVGVNAIKEDRSELEVLAIIEHELKTKGIHKMSFDTMVLAGANSALPHGIPGANKMKRGDFVLFDLGVIIDGYCSDITRTVAFGDISEEQTRIYNTVLAGQLQAVEACKPGVTLGAIDNAARSVIADAGYGDFFPHRLGHGLGISVHEYPDVKAGNESPLKEGMVFTIEPGIYVPNVGGVRIEDDIYITKDGSEILTKFPKELQFVK; this comes from the coding sequence ATGAATGCTAGATTAGAAAATTTAATGCAATGGCTAAAAGAAAAAAACGTAGAAGCTGCGTTCCTAACTTCTACACCAAACGTCTTCTACATGACAAACTTCCACTGTGAACCACACGAAAGACTTCTTGGTATGTTTGTATTCCAAGACAAAGAGCCTATTTTAATTTGTCCTAAAATGGAAGAAGGTCAAGCGCGTAATGCTGGCTGGGCACATGAAATTATCGGATTTACTGATACTGACAGACCATGGGATATGATTGCAAAAGCAATTAAAGACCGCGGTATCAATGCAAATGCAGTTGCAATTGAAAAAGAACATTTAAACGTAGAGCGCTACGAAGAATTAACAAAACTATTCCCAAATGCAGCTTTCAAATCAGCTGAGGAGAAAGTTCGTGAACTTCGTTTAATTAAAGACGAAAAAGAACTTTCTATTTTACGCGAAGCAGCTAAAATGGCAGACTATGCTGTTGAAGTTGGTGTAAATGCAATTAAAGAAGATCGTAGCGAGCTAGAAGTATTAGCAATTATTGAACACGAATTAAAAACAAAAGGCATACATAAAATGTCATTTGATACGATGGTATTAGCAGGTGCAAACTCTGCCCTTCCACACGGTATTCCAGGTGCAAACAAAATGAAGCGCGGCGATTTCGTACTATTTGATTTAGGCGTAATCATTGACGGTTACTGCTCTGACATTACACGTACAGTAGCATTCGGTGACATTTCTGAAGAACAAACTCGCATTTACAACACTGTACTTGCTGGACAACTACAAGCAGTTGAAGCATGTAAACCAGGTGTTACACTTGGCGCAATCGATAATGCTGCTCGTTCTGTTATCGCAGATGCAGGTTACGGAGACTTCTTCCCGCACCGCCTTGGTCACGGACTTGGAATTAGCGTACACGAATATCCAGATGTAAAAGCTGGTAACGAATCTCCATTAAAAGAAGGTATGGTCTTCACAATCGAGCCTGGTATTTACGTACCAAACGTAGGTGGCGTTCGTATTGAAGATGATATTTACATCACAAAAGACGGATCAGAAATTTTAACGAAGTTCCCAAAAGAATTACAATTTGTAAAATAA
- a CDS encoding DUF3221 domain-containing protein produces the protein MNRHVKISMYIFFSVFLLVLSACTTKQVEVKKVPEEGYIIIRNDAVFFVGDKTFHTKVELQHYMEQQMNKEHPSDIVLSFKDKDAYNQLNTGDKIKVWSSQTLESYPAKMIVEK, from the coding sequence ATGAATAGGCATGTGAAAATTTCTATGTATATATTTTTTAGTGTATTTCTACTCGTATTATCAGCGTGTACTACAAAACAAGTAGAGGTAAAAAAAGTACCTGAAGAAGGGTATATCATAATAAGAAATGATGCGGTATTTTTTGTCGGTGATAAAACGTTTCATACAAAAGTAGAGTTGCAACATTATATGGAACAACAAATGAATAAAGAACATCCATCAGATATAGTGTTGAGTTTTAAGGATAAAGACGCATATAATCAATTGAACACAGGGGATAAAATAAAAGTATGGTCTTCTCAAACGCTTGAGAGTTATCCAGCAAAAATGATAGTAGAGAAATAA
- a CDS encoding DUF2785 domain-containing protein: MLQQQLEEIRNNNYVINGNLNIDPLSSSMLEHIGDTDSYLRDKLIYSTFYHLIKKEYISHTQLQKLLLESIGEKYLLYKILSDNEDAVFTRAFTTLLIALIIDADTNHNFLSQNDILTVKDQLILYMNNEHDFRGYVQDHGWAHSIAHASDTFEALVRNPKLETLYYEEILQTLLNKVCVHSICYKYEEDERLVYPIVAMLQNSLKEEALILALHDLVAQLPVQKQTLHIKSYEFLYGNIKSFLRSLFFRLRTLSICEETECEIEKLLQELPKYY, from the coding sequence ATGTTACAACAACAGTTAGAAGAAATTCGTAATAATAATTACGTAATCAATGGTAATCTCAATATTGATCCCTTAAGTTCCAGTATGCTTGAGCATATTGGGGATACTGATAGCTATTTAAGAGACAAACTTATTTACTCTACTTTTTATCATCTCATCAAAAAGGAATACATTTCACACACGCAATTACAGAAACTATTATTAGAAAGCATCGGTGAAAAATATTTATTGTATAAGATTCTTTCGGATAACGAAGATGCGGTATTTACCCGTGCATTTACAACATTATTAATTGCACTTATTATTGATGCCGATACGAATCATAATTTCTTATCACAGAATGATATTTTAACTGTAAAAGATCAATTAATTCTATATATGAACAATGAGCATGATTTCCGTGGATATGTGCAAGACCACGGCTGGGCACATAGTATTGCTCATGCTTCCGATACGTTTGAGGCGCTTGTTCGTAATCCTAAACTGGAAACTTTATATTACGAAGAAATATTACAAACTTTATTAAACAAAGTTTGTGTCCATTCTATTTGCTACAAATATGAAGAAGATGAACGTCTCGTTTATCCAATTGTCGCAATGCTACAAAATAGTCTAAAGGAAGAAGCACTCATATTAGCCCTTCATGACTTAGTAGCCCAATTACCAGTCCAAAAACAAACACTACATATTAAATCGTACGAGTTTCTATATGGAAATATAAAATCTTTCTTACGTAGCTTATTTTTCAGACTACGTACACTGTCTATATGTGAAGAAACTGAATGCGAAATTGAAAAATTGCTACAAGAGCTTCCAAAATATTATTAA
- a CDS encoding DUF6176 family protein, whose protein sequence is MNVELTRFKVKPGKSQRVDEWMQLLNDNMKEVLLTLNDEKMYVETIFREIRDGEEYLYWYSVQGEGGALVENSHHEIDKKHLEFWYECIDEEVPSVDMKTEVIMIQDVVKEAMK, encoded by the coding sequence ATGAATGTAGAACTAACGAGATTTAAAGTGAAGCCGGGTAAAAGTCAGCGAGTAGATGAATGGATGCAGCTTCTGAATGACAATATGAAAGAAGTGCTTTTGACATTAAACGACGAAAAGATGTATGTAGAGACAATTTTCCGGGAAATAAGAGATGGAGAAGAGTACTTATATTGGTATTCTGTGCAAGGAGAAGGCGGGGCTCTTGTCGAAAATTCTCATCATGAAATTGATAAAAAACATTTGGAATTTTGGTATGAATGTATTGATGAGGAAGTACCGTCTGTTGATATGAAAACAGAAGTCATTATGATTCAAGATGTTGTGAAGGAAGCGATGAAATAA
- a CDS encoding GNAT family N-acetyltransferase, whose product MRELSVAEYRQVLSILESDTRTTTFAYAVCDQMIDGEVFANEELTAGLIITANGIYYLFGNTQDESYNEDLFSYIKTAIEKTEKRFTLFTSSEEWEMIIEGCFSHALRNIPRIKFQRVTFEERERDCNKNTYEVKRIDRRNIERSNEFTEEYYKEYWGSIEAFLNDGFGFCIEQDGIIVAECVSIFSGNGFAEIDIATHKAYQGKGLAQAVATRFIKHCIQNDITPCWDCYVDNIPSQKLASKLSFHHPVEYSLFVRKKTGG is encoded by the coding sequence ATGAGGGAATTATCTGTAGCTGAGTATAGACAAGTACTTTCGATTTTAGAAAGTGATACAAGAACCACGACTTTTGCTTATGCGGTATGTGATCAAATGATAGATGGTGAGGTTTTTGCAAACGAGGAGTTAACAGCAGGACTAATTATTACAGCTAACGGCATTTATTATTTATTTGGTAATACGCAAGATGAAAGTTATAACGAAGATTTATTTTCGTATATAAAAACAGCCATTGAAAAAACAGAAAAACGATTTACACTCTTCACTTCTAGCGAAGAATGGGAAATGATAATTGAAGGGTGTTTTAGTCATGCACTTCGGAACATCCCGCGAATAAAATTTCAAAGAGTAACCTTTGAAGAGAGAGAGCGAGATTGTAACAAAAATACATATGAAGTGAAGCGTATTGATAGAAGAAATATAGAACGAAGCAATGAATTTACAGAGGAATATTATAAAGAATATTGGGGGTCAATTGAAGCGTTTTTGAATGATGGTTTTGGATTTTGTATAGAACAAGATGGGATAATTGTAGCGGAATGTGTTTCGATATTTAGCGGGAATGGATTTGCTGAAATTGATATTGCGACGCATAAAGCATATCAAGGGAAAGGATTAGCCCAAGCTGTTGCAACACGGTTCATTAAACATTGCATACAAAATGATATTACACCATGCTGGGATTGTTATGTAGACAATATTCCCTCGCAAAAATTAGCTAGTAAATTAAGTTTTCATCATCCAGTAGAATATAGTTTATTTGTACGTAAGAAAACGGGGGGATAA
- a CDS encoding cupin domain-containing protein, with translation METVNLIELTKDIQDQHKNFVVSNINNHCLRIAVFTGEYDWHYHSNSDELFIVLEGELLIDFEDGETVVLKPNDSILIPACKIHRTRALKRTVNLCFENIEADTIKVEQL, from the coding sequence ATGGAAACTGTGAACTTAATAGAATTAACAAAGGATATTCAAGATCAACACAAAAACTTTGTTGTCTCAAATATAAATAATCATTGCTTACGAATCGCCGTATTTACTGGTGAATATGATTGGCACTATCATTCTAATTCGGATGAATTATTTATTGTGTTAGAGGGAGAATTACTTATTGATTTTGAAGATGGAGAAACAGTGGTATTAAAGCCAAATGATTCTATTTTAATTCCAGCATGCAAGATTCATAGAACGAGAGCATTAAAGAGAACGGTAAATCTTTGTTTTGAAAATATAGAGGCTGATACGATTAAAGTGGAGCAATTATGA
- a CDS encoding helix-turn-helix transcriptional regulator produces MDIMNVTNLQKGAFVYLIKNKVKQFRVVRDITQEQLASSVQITRQSLIAIEKNKYNPSLELALKLCEFFNCKVEDLFQLDKTGEEKNEKYF; encoded by the coding sequence ATGGATATAATGAATGTAACAAATTTACAAAAAGGAGCCTTTGTATATTTGATTAAAAATAAGGTAAAACAATTCCGCGTCGTTAGAGACATCACCCAAGAACAATTAGCTTCCTCTGTTCAAATCACTAGACAATCCCTCATCGCTATCGAGAAGAATAAATACAACCCAAGTTTAGAATTAGCATTGAAATTATGTGAGTTTTTCAACTGTAAAGTAGAAGATTTATTTCAATTAGATAAAACTGGGGAGGAAAAGAATGAAAAATACTTTTAA
- the ald gene encoding alanine dehydrogenase: MRIGIPTEIKNNENRVAMTPAGAVHLVQNGHEVFVQKGAGLGSGFTDEEYVQAGAKLVETAEEAWNQDMVMKVKEPVASEYGYFREGLILFTYLHLAPEPELTKALIDNKVVSIAYETVQLDNRSLPLLAPMSEVAGRMSAQIGAQFLEKNKGGKGILLAGVPGVKRGKVTIIGGGQAGTNAAKIAVGLGADVTIIDLSAERLRQLDDIFGNQVKTLMSNPYNIAEAVKESDLVIGAVLIPGAKAPKLVTEEMIQSMEPGSVVVDIAIDQGGIFETTDRITTHDNPTYEKHGVVHYAVANMPGAVPRTSTLALTNVTVPYAVQIANKGYKDACLGNTALLKGINTLDGYVTFEAVAEAHGLQYADAKELLEKAPALS; encoded by the coding sequence ATGCGTATCGGTATTCCAACAGAAATTAAAAACAATGAAAACCGCGTGGCAATGACGCCAGCGGGAGCAGTACATTTAGTACAAAATGGTCATGAAGTTTTTGTTCAAAAAGGAGCAGGTTTAGGATCTGGCTTTACGGATGAAGAATACGTACAAGCTGGTGCAAAACTTGTTGAAACTGCTGAAGAAGCATGGAATCAAGATATGGTTATGAAGGTAAAAGAGCCAGTAGCAAGTGAATACGGCTATTTCCGTGAAGGTTTAATTTTATTCACATACTTACACTTAGCTCCAGAACCAGAATTAACGAAAGCATTAATTGATAACAAAGTTGTATCAATTGCATACGAAACAGTACAATTAGACAATCGTTCATTACCATTACTTGCACCAATGAGTGAAGTAGCTGGTCGTATGTCTGCACAAATCGGTGCACAATTCCTTGAGAAAAACAAAGGTGGTAAAGGTATTTTACTTGCAGGCGTTCCAGGGGTAAAACGCGGCAAAGTAACAATTATCGGCGGTGGTCAAGCTGGTACAAACGCAGCGAAGATTGCAGTAGGTTTAGGTGCAGATGTAACAATCATCGACTTAAGTGCAGAACGTCTTCGTCAACTAGATGACATTTTCGGTAACCAAGTAAAAACGTTAATGTCTAATCCATATAACATCGCAGAAGCTGTAAAAGAATCTGACCTTGTTATTGGTGCGGTATTAATTCCAGGTGCAAAAGCGCCAAAACTTGTAACAGAAGAAATGATTCAATCAATGGAACCAGGTTCTGTCGTTGTAGATATCGCGATTGACCAAGGTGGTATTTTCGAAACAACTGACCGTATTACAACTCATGACAACCCAACTTACGAAAAACATGGCGTTGTTCATTATGCAGTTGCTAATATGCCAGGTGCGGTTCCACGTACATCAACTCTTGCATTAACAAACGTAACAGTACCATATGCAGTACAAATTGCGAACAAAGGCTATAAAGATGCTTGCTTAGGCAATACTGCATTACTAAAAGGTATTAACACATTAGATGGCTATGTAACATTCGAAGCAGTTGCAGAAGCACACGGTTTACAATATGCTGATGCGAAAGAGCTACTTGAAAAAGCTCCTGCTTTATCATAA
- a CDS encoding SDR family oxidoreductase: MKYSNLKGGMFVRHALITAGTKGLGKQVTEKLLAKGYSVTVTYHSDIAAMETMKETYKNVEERLQFVQANVTKKEDLHKIVEEAINRFGKIDFLINNAGPYVFERKKLVDYEEDEWNEMIQGNLTAVFHLLKLVVPVMRKQNFGRIINYGFQGADSAPGWIYRSAFAAAKVGLVSLTKTVAYEEAEYGITANMVCPGDIIGEMKEATIQEARQLKEHNTPIGRSGTGEDIARTISFLCEDDSDMITGTIIEVTGAVDVIHRHR; encoded by the coding sequence ATGAAGTATAGCAATTTAAAAGGAGGCATGTTTGTGAGACACGCGCTCATTACAGCCGGTACGAAAGGTTTAGGAAAGCAAGTAACAGAAAAGTTATTGGCTAAAGGATATTCAGTAACAGTAACATATCATAGCGATATAGCAGCTATGGAAACGATGAAAGAAACATATAAAAATGTGGAAGAGCGTCTACAATTCGTGCAAGCGAATGTCACGAAAAAGGAAGATTTACATAAAATAGTAGAAGAAGCGATAAACCGTTTTGGCAAAATTGATTTCTTAATTAATAATGCTGGTCCATATGTATTTGAACGAAAAAAGTTAGTCGATTATGAAGAAGATGAATGGAATGAAATGATTCAGGGTAATTTAACAGCGGTGTTTCATTTGTTGAAACTTGTCGTTCCAGTTATGAGAAAACAGAACTTTGGCCGTATTATTAATTACGGATTCCAAGGGGCAGATAGCGCACCGGGATGGATTTATCGTTCAGCTTTTGCGGCAGCGAAAGTAGGACTTGTTTCATTAACAAAAACAGTTGCTTACGAAGAAGCAGAGTATGGTATTACTGCAAACATGGTATGTCCTGGTGATATTATTGGTGAAATGAAAGAAGCGACAATTCAGGAAGCACGTCAGTTGAAAGAACATAACACACCAATTGGTAGATCTGGAACAGGCGAAGATATCGCAAGAACGATTTCGTTTTTATGTGAGGACGATTCCGATATGATTACCGGCACAATTATTGAAGTAACGGGTGCAGTTGATGTTATTCATAGACATCGATAG